The following proteins are encoded in a genomic region of Gimesia algae:
- a CDS encoding class I SAM-dependent methyltransferase — MAEKKGLLKGNVGESQNQSDSDLNALNAVEAYWESSVGTNLNKLDAFTKYVSRQSITKLLARYEIFKQQLEVNGSVVELGVHRGASLMAWAQFSAILEPVNYLRKIIGFDTFEGFPSLSEKDTTGTSEHLEVGGFKSEENAMEDLEKAIQVYNSSRYLNHISKVELVKGDISVSLPEYLEKNQHLVVSLLHLDADLYEPTKVALELLIPRMPKGAIIAFDELNMDLFPGETLAAMETLGLPNLRLKRFPFATSLSYAVIE, encoded by the coding sequence ATGGCAGAAAAAAAAGGGCTGTTAAAAGGGAACGTCGGCGAGTCACAAAACCAGTCTGACAGTGACCTTAATGCGTTGAATGCTGTCGAAGCATACTGGGAATCGAGTGTCGGCACGAATCTGAACAAACTCGATGCGTTTACCAAGTACGTCTCCCGGCAATCCATTACTAAACTGCTGGCCCGCTATGAAATTTTTAAACAGCAGCTGGAAGTCAACGGATCTGTTGTTGAACTGGGTGTACACCGTGGTGCCAGCCTGATGGCATGGGCACAATTCAGCGCGATTCTGGAACCGGTCAATTATCTCCGCAAAATTATCGGCTTTGATACATTTGAAGGCTTTCCCTCATTGAGTGAGAAAGACACAACGGGTACCAGCGAACATCTGGAAGTCGGTGGCTTTAAATCAGAAGAAAATGCCATGGAAGACCTGGAGAAAGCGATTCAGGTTTATAATTCCTCACGTTACCTGAATCATATTTCTAAGGTCGAACTGGTGAAAGGAGACATCAGCGTTTCACTGCCAGAGTACCTGGAAAAGAATCAGCACCTGGTAGTTTCACTGCTGCATCTGGATGCAGACCTGTACGAGCCAACCAAAGTCGCGCTGGAACTGCTGATTCCCCGGATGCCCAAAGGGGCAATTATCGCCTTTGATGAACTCAATATGGATTTATTTCCCGGAGAAACACTGGCCGCCATGGAAACTCTAGGGCTGCCAAACCTGCGTTTGAAGAGATTTCCGTTTGCTACTTCTCTTTCCTACGCAGTGATCGAATAA
- the fliD gene encoding flagellar filament capping protein FliD → MSGISSGVGLATGLNITEIADAIIGVQRNALVKLANRASAFEATEGGIKTLEANLLTLNTAVQKLNQKSTFETLKATSSDSSQFSVAANSTATAATYQLQGLRLSSNHQIVSNGFADSDTTPLGTATTITLSQGGKLDDSKLLEELNNGLGVQRGSIRITDRDGQTEVIDLTRTLTIDDVVDEINGSATSIVASIEDDHLVLTDTSSGLGTLKVAEVSGGKTAADLGILQSVAGSTLTGDSVYRVTSDFNLAQINDGNGITTVSGSEDFQITASDASTFNIDLDSAQTVGDVVDLVNNHASNGGKITAAITSDGKLSLTDNTGGVATPFEVTALNGSLAARELGIQTTGLGGTITGTLSGGLNSVLLRNLNGGVSSTSTVLDAGQVYFEDGAGGNATIDFSGVETLDDVINAINANGSIQIEASLNATKTGIQIKDTSAASGTSIEIQDTTGNLGSFLKIDTVLGDSKHTVDSGSLDLRYINEDTSLSTYGKNGTPVTTGSIRITDRDGVSFNVKLSDSATTKTIGDVLTKINEAAATAGAQINARLNDYGDGFIVEGTGGSSFDVKVEEVSGGTVAASLGIKGSGTTGVTSRQLTEISVEATDTLQDITEKINATGVASATIIDDGTAFNSARLSITSSRSGAAGELILESDYNFGFSTSVDADDALIRIGSNPQTSFLLTSSTNSFDDAITGLEIDLLSTGLSSSTINVARDTSGIKSTVTTFINAYNSFVDAKNSLTGYDSETNARGVLNGNSLVQTTVSRLEGMLTKKLSISNSSVKSMAQLGVQFNGSGKLQLNSATLESLLADDPDAVTEFFQQEDTGFAVVMNDVITAMTDPFTGTLKAQTDSLKASALALNTRVDELNTILEARRERLIRQFTLQETIVNQLNSQQTALDGLQNSISS, encoded by the coding sequence ATGTCAGGCATCAGTTCCGGTGTCGGTCTGGCAACCGGATTGAACATCACGGAAATCGCTGATGCAATCATCGGCGTACAACGTAACGCTCTGGTGAAACTTGCGAACCGTGCATCCGCATTTGAGGCAACCGAAGGGGGCATCAAAACCCTCGAAGCCAACCTGTTGACGCTTAACACAGCCGTTCAGAAACTGAACCAGAAAAGTACCTTCGAAACCCTGAAGGCCACCAGTTCTGATAGCAGCCAGTTCAGTGTCGCCGCCAACAGCACCGCGACCGCAGCCACTTATCAGCTGCAGGGATTAAGACTTTCATCGAATCACCAGATTGTCTCAAATGGATTTGCGGACTCCGACACTACTCCCCTGGGCACCGCCACTACCATCACACTTTCACAAGGTGGAAAACTGGATGATTCCAAGCTGCTGGAAGAATTGAATAATGGCCTGGGAGTTCAGCGGGGCAGCATTCGCATCACCGACAGGGATGGCCAGACAGAAGTCATCGATCTGACGCGAACCCTCACCATTGATGATGTCGTTGACGAGATTAACGGCTCGGCAACTTCCATTGTTGCCAGCATTGAAGATGACCATCTGGTTCTTACAGACACGAGCTCCGGTCTCGGAACACTAAAAGTCGCAGAAGTCTCTGGAGGAAAAACAGCCGCCGACCTGGGTATACTGCAGTCTGTTGCAGGTTCGACTTTAACAGGTGATTCGGTCTACCGCGTGACCAGCGATTTCAATCTGGCGCAGATCAATGACGGTAATGGTATTACCACCGTATCCGGCTCCGAAGATTTTCAGATCACCGCCTCTGATGCTTCAACGTTTAATATCGATCTGGACTCTGCACAAACGGTCGGTGACGTTGTTGACCTGGTCAACAACCACGCATCGAATGGTGGAAAGATCACTGCGGCCATCACCAGTGACGGTAAGCTCAGCCTGACTGATAACACCGGCGGTGTTGCTACACCATTTGAAGTCACTGCTTTAAACGGTTCGCTCGCAGCCAGAGAACTGGGCATCCAGACCACGGGCCTGGGTGGCACTATCACGGGTACTCTGTCGGGTGGTTTGAATTCTGTACTTCTGCGGAATTTAAATGGAGGCGTGTCCTCAACCAGCACTGTGCTCGATGCCGGCCAGGTTTACTTTGAAGATGGAGCCGGCGGCAATGCCACCATTGATTTTTCCGGAGTGGAAACACTGGACGATGTGATCAATGCCATCAACGCCAACGGCAGCATTCAAATTGAGGCCAGTCTCAACGCCACCAAAACAGGCATCCAGATCAAAGATACCTCCGCTGCTTCGGGCACGTCGATTGAAATCCAGGATACAACCGGGAACCTGGGCAGCTTCCTGAAAATTGATACCGTTCTGGGTGACTCAAAACACACCGTTGATTCCGGTTCACTCGATTTACGCTACATCAACGAGGATACTTCACTCTCAACCTATGGTAAAAACGGAACACCAGTCACAACCGGAAGTATTCGAATCACAGACCGTGATGGTGTCAGCTTCAATGTCAAATTATCTGACTCAGCCACCACAAAAACGATTGGGGATGTCCTCACAAAAATCAATGAAGCTGCAGCCACCGCCGGAGCACAGATCAATGCACGGTTAAACGATTACGGTGACGGCTTTATTGTAGAAGGCACCGGGGGCAGCTCATTTGATGTCAAAGTCGAAGAAGTTTCCGGTGGCACCGTCGCGGCCAGCCTGGGCATAAAAGGCTCGGGAACAACCGGAGTCACCAGTCGACAGCTCACGGAGATTTCCGTTGAAGCGACTGACACACTCCAGGATATCACAGAAAAAATCAATGCGACCGGGGTTGCTTCCGCCACCATTATCGACGATGGGACGGCTTTTAATTCTGCCCGGCTATCGATTACATCGTCCCGTAGTGGTGCGGCAGGCGAATTGATTCTGGAAAGCGATTATAATTTCGGTTTCTCCACATCCGTGGATGCAGATGATGCATTGATCCGTATCGGTAGCAACCCCCAGACTTCGTTCCTGCTGACTTCCTCGACCAACAGTTTTGACGACGCCATCACGGGACTGGAAATCGATCTCCTTTCTACCGGGTTGTCATCGTCAACCATTAATGTGGCCCGCGATACTTCGGGAATTAAGAGCACAGTCACGACCTTCATTAATGCGTACAACAGTTTTGTGGACGCCAAGAACTCACTCACCGGTTACGATTCCGAAACCAATGCACGTGGCGTGCTGAACGGAAACAGTCTGGTCCAGACAACCGTTTCCCGCCTGGAAGGAATGTTGACGAAAAAGCTGTCCATCAGTAACAGCTCTGTCAAAAGCATGGCTCAGCTGGGAGTTCAGTTTAATGGCAGCGGTAAATTGCAGTTAAACAGCGCCACTCTCGAATCACTGCTGGCTGACGACCCCGATGCTGTCACCGAATTCTTCCAGCAGGAGGACACCGGGTTCGCCGTCGTCATGAATGATGTCATTACAGCAATGACTGACCCGTTTACCGGAACACTCAAAGCACAAACCGATTCACTAAAGGCTTCGGCACTGGCATTGAATACACGCGTTGATGAATTGAATACGATTCTGGAAGCCAGACGTGAGCGACTCATTCGACAGTTCACACTACAGGAAACCATCGTCAACCAGTTGAATTCACAGCAGACGGCGCTGGATGGTCTGCAGAATTCGATCAGCAGTTAA
- a CDS encoding phytanoyl-CoA dioxygenase family protein, with product MLPLNQLCTLNCPQDGFELSDALKQQYAEEGAILVKGLFSPDEFLSIRKDMSGRLSLLERHFGASTSQDANEIVQISDRLRELERNHPGAQSVLYDSMNAAPALHSMGAHPKLLAILEALLSPELSIHDRYIILMSMPHAEWHLASWHQDWYYNEGPYSTITLYAPLQKTDRNNGSLTLALGEHQKAPVAHDEHNHGINTKWHSLPPAVVQQYERVVPTELEVGDVLLFHSLTPHTPCKNQSDHVRFVLNLRYRDLRDPQFLRDGWRIRDITHARQAMQRTAS from the coding sequence ATGCTGCCCCTCAATCAATTATGCACTCTGAACTGTCCCCAGGACGGTTTTGAACTTTCAGACGCACTCAAACAACAATATGCAGAAGAAGGTGCGATCCTGGTAAAGGGACTGTTCTCACCTGATGAGTTTCTTTCCATCCGCAAAGATATGTCAGGCCGACTCTCTCTCCTGGAACGACACTTCGGCGCCAGCACTTCACAAGACGCGAATGAAATCGTACAGATCAGCGATCGCCTGCGTGAACTGGAACGGAACCATCCTGGTGCGCAGAGTGTTTTATATGATTCCATGAATGCTGCGCCTGCTTTACACTCAATGGGAGCACATCCCAAATTACTGGCGATCCTCGAAGCACTGCTCTCTCCGGAACTCTCAATCCATGATCGTTACATTATTCTCATGAGTATGCCCCACGCGGAATGGCATCTCGCTTCATGGCATCAGGACTGGTATTACAACGAAGGTCCCTATTCTACGATCACCCTGTATGCACCGCTGCAGAAAACGGATCGGAATAACGGGAGTCTGACGCTCGCGCTGGGAGAACACCAGAAAGCCCCGGTCGCCCATGATGAACATAACCATGGCATCAACACAAAATGGCATTCTTTGCCTCCCGCGGTAGTTCAGCAATATGAACGTGTTGTACCAACGGAACTGGAAGTCGGCGACGTATTGCTGTTTCACAGCCTGACTCCACATACTCCCTGTAAGAATCAATCAGATCATGTCCGGTTTGTGTTAAATCTGCGGTATCGAGACCTGAGAGATCCGCAGTTTTTGAGAGATGGCTGGCGGATCAGAGATATCACCCATGCCAGACAGGCGATGCAGCGAACCGCATCTTAA
- a CDS encoding tetratricopeptide repeat protein: MPSPQELLATAVQQHQAGNLPLAEELYREVLQHDPGQIDALHLLGVVYLHLKQYHKAIDFMTRAICRNDGIASFFSNRGAACKGLGKFQDAITNYERAIELDSQNPTFIYNLAITLASSGKKQAAIDEYRKALQLKPDYIDALINLGNLLQEEDELEEAISIFRNVVKLVPQVHTAHFNLANALAKSDAPEAAEKSYQRALQFAPDDIGTLKNYAVFLTSQQKYEAAITVLQKAIVLHPGSWEIKNNLGIVYSAQKEFESAIKCFQDALKQAPDNYEILFHLGKAFEKSKEISQAMLAYREVLEKHRNHPGAAFHLGSLMASLGDLDNAYEIFQSLYQSDQTNTASLYGMGSVRLRQKKIGSAVGYFELLVELEPDHLQSRLKLIDLYSSQLRMEDAEEQTKQALNDHPDNATLWSFRGFFSNQKKQTRKALKYFQRALKLDDSSPSIYNNLASLYQGMGQFEEAKEALEKAFQLRPLPEYRLAIASLLPPIPASQEAIEDVRISFMEKIEEMHADEIQIDASIKLTPGTFYLAYQGYNDRPIIERMAELHQLKNTLSWNQQNPTVERDGRIRIGFISNLFYAHTIGTLMKGIIKNFDREKYHVITISPLKHNDNVAQEIRANSDEYVFLGIDLLQANQRLQSLELDILFYADIGMDPLIFSLATTRHAPIQCVTWGHPITTGLKTIDYFISSKLIEPEDAEEHYSEQLVQLDALPSYYYRPTLPEKIKARAAFGLSDDEHVYACPQTLFKIHPEFDQILAGILRKDPQARIVMIRDKNSKWKNLLVERFNNTFPDVVDRIHWLRGMATSDFLNLIYISDVLLDPLHFGGGNTSYQSMAIGTPVVTLPAKYMRGRGMLAIYKKMGLQDCVVSTIDEYIELACRIGADEAFRDQLRLKILSKSHLVFEDINTVREMESFFESALKHSDTQQPDKQSSLSLNSSDINKEPSMDASLNQTGNADYIKILNSAMQNYTCPACGYHIAVQFYDGGLLPLTTLAWPQSCEEAQAMERLPHDFMRCVDCGHISNAAFDYAKVPYSDKPNLMFNKGAIWSEHLQNVCDLIAVRLPENPIVVEIGCGEGHLLRSLAKKIPWGKFIGFDPNAEIETEDGLIEARAMLFEPGLHLAELKPDLIISRHVFEHLMNPLGFAQEVAFAANVADCETSLFIEVPCIDGVLAAGRTVDFFYEHNSHFTTLSLERLLKRCATSVDLIETSYNDEVIYGMASFQPQSHQVELARQAIAFQEKALQSATQLAFQFDELAETGKRTAIWGGTGKAAAFINQHKLDKERFPTVIDSDMNKVGTFVPGTGQEIYFRDKLIAEPVDIILIATQWRAADIVLEIQRNQIPFETLLIEYQGKLIDYFQDQHPYRSTQAETKVPRPQFLTQKTRQREANELDLK, encoded by the coding sequence ATGCCATCACCTCAGGAACTATTGGCAACTGCGGTTCAACAGCATCAGGCGGGCAATCTCCCTCTGGCAGAAGAACTGTATCGCGAAGTTTTGCAACACGATCCCGGACAGATTGATGCCTTGCATTTACTGGGTGTGGTCTATCTGCATCTGAAACAATATCACAAAGCCATCGATTTCATGACACGGGCGATCTGCCGGAACGACGGGATCGCTTCGTTCTTTTCCAATCGCGGTGCCGCCTGTAAAGGCTTAGGAAAATTTCAAGACGCGATTACCAACTATGAACGTGCCATCGAGCTGGATTCTCAGAACCCGACTTTCATCTACAATCTGGCAATCACACTCGCCAGTTCTGGAAAAAAGCAGGCAGCCATCGATGAATACCGTAAAGCCCTTCAACTCAAACCCGATTACATCGACGCGTTAATCAATCTCGGAAACCTCTTACAGGAAGAAGATGAGCTAGAAGAAGCGATTTCGATTTTCCGAAATGTCGTGAAATTGGTACCGCAGGTACATACGGCTCATTTCAATCTGGCGAATGCGCTCGCGAAATCAGACGCCCCGGAAGCTGCCGAAAAGTCCTATCAACGGGCACTGCAGTTTGCTCCTGATGATATTGGTACTCTGAAAAATTACGCTGTCTTTCTGACATCACAGCAGAAATACGAAGCAGCAATCACGGTGCTCCAAAAAGCGATCGTGTTACATCCAGGTAGTTGGGAAATCAAAAACAACCTGGGCATCGTTTATTCCGCGCAGAAAGAATTTGAATCCGCCATCAAATGTTTTCAGGATGCGTTAAAGCAGGCACCAGATAATTATGAAATTTTATTTCACCTGGGTAAGGCATTCGAAAAGTCAAAAGAAATTTCCCAGGCAATGCTCGCGTATCGAGAAGTTCTGGAAAAACACCGAAATCATCCTGGTGCTGCTTTTCACCTGGGGTCTCTGATGGCATCGCTCGGCGACCTGGACAATGCCTATGAAATCTTCCAAAGTCTCTACCAGAGCGACCAGACGAACACTGCTTCCCTGTATGGAATGGGTTCCGTCAGATTACGGCAAAAAAAAATCGGTTCTGCTGTTGGCTATTTTGAATTACTGGTTGAGCTGGAACCGGATCATCTTCAGTCACGATTAAAACTGATCGACCTCTATTCATCACAATTGCGAATGGAGGATGCTGAAGAGCAGACAAAGCAAGCGCTCAATGATCATCCTGATAACGCCACTCTCTGGAGCTTTCGCGGATTCTTCAGCAATCAAAAAAAGCAAACCCGTAAAGCACTCAAATATTTCCAGCGTGCGTTGAAACTCGATGATTCCAGTCCCTCCATTTACAATAATCTGGCGTCTCTCTACCAAGGCATGGGTCAGTTCGAAGAAGCAAAAGAGGCATTGGAGAAAGCTTTCCAATTGCGCCCCCTGCCGGAATATCGACTTGCGATCGCCAGCTTGCTGCCTCCCATACCTGCTTCCCAGGAAGCGATTGAGGATGTGCGTATATCCTTTATGGAAAAAATTGAAGAGATGCACGCCGACGAGATTCAGATCGACGCTTCAATCAAATTAACTCCCGGTACGTTTTATCTCGCTTACCAGGGATATAACGATCGGCCGATTATCGAACGTATGGCGGAGTTGCATCAACTAAAGAACACACTCAGTTGGAATCAACAAAACCCAACAGTAGAACGAGATGGTCGCATCCGAATCGGCTTTATCTCCAACCTGTTCTATGCACATACAATCGGGACCCTGATGAAAGGAATCATCAAGAATTTTGATCGTGAAAAATATCATGTCATCACCATCTCACCATTAAAACATAATGACAACGTTGCCCAGGAAATTCGTGCCAACTCAGACGAATATGTCTTTCTAGGGATTGACCTCCTGCAGGCCAATCAACGATTACAAAGCCTGGAACTGGATATTCTGTTTTATGCCGATATCGGCATGGACCCCCTTATCTTCTCGCTGGCCACCACGCGACATGCCCCTATCCAATGTGTGACCTGGGGACACCCGATTACAACCGGTTTAAAAACCATCGACTACTTTATCTCCAGCAAACTGATCGAGCCGGAAGATGCCGAAGAACATTATTCAGAGCAACTGGTACAATTGGATGCGCTTCCTTCGTACTACTATCGCCCTACGCTGCCTGAAAAGATTAAAGCACGGGCTGCGTTCGGGCTTTCCGATGACGAACACGTTTATGCCTGCCCTCAGACGCTGTTTAAAATTCATCCCGAATTTGATCAGATTCTGGCGGGAATTCTGCGAAAGGACCCGCAGGCACGGATTGTCATGATTCGTGACAAAAACTCCAAATGGAAAAATCTGCTGGTTGAACGTTTCAATAACACATTCCCGGACGTGGTGGATCGGATTCACTGGTTACGCGGGATGGCAACATCTGACTTTTTGAATCTGATTTATATTTCTGATGTACTGCTTGACCCTCTCCACTTTGGAGGCGGAAATACATCCTATCAGTCGATGGCAATCGGAACCCCGGTTGTCACGCTGCCGGCAAAATACATGCGCGGGCGGGGCATGCTCGCGATTTATAAGAAGATGGGGCTTCAGGATTGCGTCGTTTCTACGATTGATGAGTATATCGAACTGGCCTGTCGCATCGGTGCTGATGAAGCATTCCGCGATCAGCTTCGCCTGAAAATCCTCTCCAAAAGTCATCTGGTTTTTGAAGACATCAATACGGTTCGGGAAATGGAATCTTTTTTCGAATCAGCATTAAAACACAGCGATACCCAGCAGCCTGACAAACAATCATCTCTCAGTCTGAATAGCTCGGACATCAACAAGGAACCCAGCATGGATGCTTCATTAAATCAGACAGGAAACGCTGACTACATCAAAATCCTGAATTCTGCCATGCAGAATTACACCTGTCCCGCCTGTGGTTATCATATCGCAGTCCAGTTTTACGATGGGGGATTACTGCCATTGACCACATTGGCGTGGCCTCAAAGCTGTGAAGAAGCTCAGGCAATGGAACGACTGCCACATGATTTTATGCGATGCGTGGACTGTGGCCACATCTCAAATGCTGCCTTTGATTATGCCAAGGTCCCTTATTCTGATAAACCCAACCTGATGTTTAACAAAGGTGCAATCTGGTCCGAACACCTGCAGAATGTCTGTGACCTGATTGCCGTCAGACTCCCGGAAAATCCAATCGTTGTGGAAATTGGTTGCGGCGAAGGACATTTACTGCGTTCCCTGGCAAAAAAAATACCCTGGGGAAAATTCATTGGCTTTGATCCCAACGCAGAGATCGAAACCGAAGATGGCTTGATCGAAGCCCGTGCCATGCTGTTTGAACCAGGCCTGCATCTGGCTGAGTTGAAGCCGGATCTCATTATCAGCCGCCATGTTTTCGAACACCTGATGAACCCGTTGGGATTTGCTCAGGAAGTCGCATTTGCTGCCAATGTAGCTGATTGTGAAACCAGTCTGTTTATTGAAGTCCCCTGTATAGATGGCGTACTGGCCGCCGGTCGTACTGTGGATTTCTTCTACGAACACAACTCACATTTCACAACACTCTCATTGGAACGCTTACTGAAACGCTGTGCCACCAGTGTTGACCTGATTGAAACCAGTTATAACGACGAAGTCATCTACGGGATGGCCAGCTTCCAACCCCAGAGTCATCAGGTGGAACTGGCGCGGCAGGCGATCGCATTTCAGGAAAAAGCTCTGCAGTCAGCAACACAACTCGCGTTTCAGTTTGACGAACTCGCAGAGACCGGCAAGCGAACTGCCATCTGGGGAGGCACGGGGAAAGCGGCTGCCTTCATCAATCAGCACAAACTGGACAAAGAGCGGTTCCCGACAGTGATTGATTCCGACATGAACAAAGTCGGCACGTTCGTCCCGGGAACCGGCCAGGAAATCTACTTCCGTGATAAGCTCATCGCAGAACCAGTGGATATCATTCTGATTGCCACGCAATGGCGGGCCGCAGATATCGTACTGGAAATTCAACGTAATCAAATCCCCTTTGAAACGCTACTGATTGAATACCAGGGAAAACTTATTGATTATTTTCAGGATCAGCATCCCTACCGCAGTACACAGGCAGAAACGAAAGTTCCGCGTCCGCAATTCCTCACGCAGAAAACTCGTCAGCGTGAAGCAAACGAACTGGATCTCAAATAG
- a CDS encoding flagellin N-terminal helical domain-containing protein — protein MTRINTNVASLRGLRSLNKSTNLLDTSLTRLSTGLKINSGKDNPSGLIASETLRSQVSAIEQSIKNSNRASNVIATADSALGEVTNLLNQVRGLVQEGLNEGALSQDEISANQLQIDTALSAINRISANTSFAGDKLIDGSKAFRTQSSAVDSAKLSDFQVNEAVFGSSSSITLDATIVTAATQASLDYSAVDGGLAAATTIEVGGSSGSQVLFLGASSTLDNVKDAVNGVTDITGVTATKTNKVASNLTVDSAAVNSDLTFTDARSSDSILGDTNQNINISFVDPSGASQALGVTVTNNATDINIVVSLATNAGSAITSTAADIKTLLDANADANAYVSTAVEGAGAGVVDAAASAALAGGTDAYLTFSANNYGADEFVDVNVLSGTFDTVDNITDGNSLKRDIGSDIVARINGQVAQGSGLSANLRSQQLDASFSFTAAANTVDNTASITITGGGSLFQIGQDVSAAGQVGIGIEAVNTARLGGVSGKLFELGSGGGKSLLDVGPSVPGSDLVNIIEEAVNRVSTLRGRLGAIQKNVIETNVSSLGVALENISEARSQIVDTDFAVETANLTKAQILNQAGISVLSIANQNPQQVLSLLR, from the coding sequence ATGACGCGAATTAATACTAACGTTGCCTCGTTGCGAGGTCTGCGTAGTTTAAACAAATCTACGAATCTTCTGGATACCTCGCTGACACGACTGTCAACCGGTTTGAAAATCAACTCCGGTAAAGACAATCCATCAGGTCTGATCGCCAGTGAAACTCTGCGATCTCAGGTATCTGCTATTGAACAATCAATCAAAAACAGTAACCGTGCCAGTAACGTAATTGCGACTGCTGACTCGGCTCTGGGCGAAGTGACTAACCTGTTGAATCAGGTTCGTGGTCTGGTCCAGGAAGGTCTGAACGAAGGTGCTTTGTCTCAAGACGAAATCTCAGCTAATCAGCTGCAGATCGACACTGCTTTATCAGCGATCAACCGAATTTCCGCCAATACATCATTCGCTGGTGACAAACTGATTGACGGAAGCAAAGCATTCCGTACACAGTCTTCTGCAGTCGATTCAGCAAAACTCTCCGACTTCCAGGTCAACGAAGCCGTATTTGGTAGCAGCAGTTCGATTACACTCGACGCTACTATCGTCACTGCAGCTACTCAGGCCAGTCTGGATTACAGTGCTGTTGACGGTGGACTGGCAGCTGCGACCACCATCGAAGTGGGTGGTTCCAGTGGTTCTCAGGTGCTCTTCCTTGGTGCATCCAGCACGCTGGACAACGTCAAGGATGCTGTGAATGGCGTGACCGATATTACAGGTGTGACAGCGACCAAAACCAATAAGGTTGCCAGCAACCTGACAGTCGACAGTGCTGCCGTCAACTCCGATTTGACTTTTACCGACGCTCGCTCATCGGACAGTATCTTGGGTGATACAAACCAAAATATTAACATTTCGTTTGTCGACCCTAGTGGGGCCAGTCAAGCTTTAGGCGTGACTGTCACGAATAATGCCACGGACATTAACATTGTCGTCAGTCTGGCAACGAACGCTGGTAGTGCCATTACCTCGACTGCAGCCGACATCAAAACGTTGCTGGATGCTAACGCAGATGCCAACGCGTACGTCTCAACAGCCGTGGAAGGTGCTGGTGCCGGTGTGGTCGACGCTGCAGCTTCTGCTGCCTTAGCCGGTGGTACGGACGCTTACCTGACCTTCAGTGCCAATAACTATGGTGCTGATGAATTCGTGGACGTCAACGTGCTGTCTGGAACATTTGACACAGTCGATAATATTACCGACGGGAATTCTCTGAAACGAGACATTGGTTCGGACATTGTTGCACGAATCAACGGTCAGGTTGCCCAGGGTTCCGGTCTGTCAGCGAACCTGCGGTCGCAACAGTTGGATGCATCGTTCTCCTTCACTGCTGCCGCGAACACTGTTGACAATACTGCCAGCATCACCATCACTGGTGGTGGTTCACTGTTCCAGATTGGACAGGACGTGTCAGCCGCTGGTCAGGTTGGTATCGGAATTGAAGCGGTCAACACAGCCCGTCTGGGCGGTGTCTCCGGTAAGCTGTTCGAACTGGGTTCCGGTGGTGGAAAGAGTCTGTTGGACGTCGGTCCTTCAGTACCCGGCTCTGACCTGGTGAACATCATCGAAGAAGCGGTCAACCGTGTTTCCACCCTTCGCGGTCGTCTGGGTGCGATTCAGAAGAACGTGATCGAAACCAACGTCTCCTCTCTGGGTGTTGCTCTGGAAAACATTTCTGAAGCACGTAGCCAGATTGTGGATACCGACTTCGCTGTCGAAACCGCAAATCTGACGAAAGCTCAGATTTTGAACCAGGCTGGTATTTCGGTTCTCTCGATTGCCAACCAGAACCCACAACAGGTATTGAGTCTCTTGAGATAA